A portion of the Pseudorasbora parva isolate DD20220531a chromosome 1, ASM2467924v1, whole genome shotgun sequence genome contains these proteins:
- the fbxo22 gene encoding F-box only protein 22 isoform X2 — MEGDAAPSNILGESKAGYVLSNVAEVVERILTFVPTKNLFRIASVCRLWRNCARRVLRTRQRFTWLSASGSSIYNEHVLLRTMTQDLENICMLPQTALLMVNHENFSGSVSHRHGKARRCEDEVESDPAEKLRRLLPSSCDIMGIVTPGIVVTPSGSPSSPPQEYEEGEAGFSLLFPAMDGVTIRPFHFCKKTLSETAMEEAGLINNPDLKVVLLFDYDTYKSGGGRFLNKLLEPLSQSNVLIVGGQVEDVFCINRTCCSPRSFGAVGLTFSGSKIQGASVLVDQDINSPKAAEATIQRLKAANIPEKNTMGFMFACVGRGHNIYNNLHNVEADAFRKIFSNIPLLGFFGNGEIGCDRIVKENYTLSETEADGLQHSFTTVMSLVHFG; from the exons ATGGAAGGGGATGCAGCTCCCTCAAACATCTTGGGGGAAAGTAAAGCAGGATATGTCTTAAGTAATGTTGCCGAAGTCGTGGAGAGGATTTTGACATTTGTGCCAACTAAAAACCTCTTCCGGATAGCAAG TGTGTGCAGACTATGGAGGAATTGTGCACGCAGAGTCCTGAGGACGAGGCAGAGATTTACCTGGCTCTCCGCCTCTGGCTCATCCATATACAATGAGCATGTTTTGCTTAGAACTATGACACAAGACTTGGAG AATATCTGTATGCTGCCCCAGACCGCACTCTTAATGGTAAATCATGAGAACTTCAGTGGGTCAGTTAGTCACAGACACGGGAAGG CCAGGAGGTGTGAGGATGAAGTAGAGTCAGATCCTGCTGAGAAGCTGAGACGCTTACTACCTAGCAGTTGTGACATAATGGGCATAGTCACGCCAGGAATTGTGG TGACCCCCAGTGGATCACCCAGCAGCCCCCCACAGGAGTATGAGGAGGGTGAAGCTGGCTTCAGTCTGCTTTTCCCTGCCATGGACGGGGTCACCATCCGGCCTTTCCACTTCTGCAAAAAGACCCTCAGTGAAACGGCAATGGAGGAAGCAG GGTTGATTAATAACCCTGATCTAAAGGTGGTGCTGCTGTTTGACTATGATACCTATAAATCTGGAGGTGGACGTTTTCTTAACAAGCTTCTGGAACCTCTTTCccaaagtaatgtacttatTGTTGGAGGACAAGTTGAGGATGTCTTTTGCATTAACAGAACCTG CTGTTCCCCCCGCTCTTTTGGGGCAGTAGGACTGACCTTCAGTGGCTCCAAGATCCAGGGTGCCTCGGTTCTGGTGGACCAGGACATAAACAGCCCAAAAGCAGCAGAAGCCACTATTCAGCGGCTGAAGGCTGCTAATATCCCAGAGAAAAACACCATGGGCTTCATGTTTGCTTGTGTGGGCCGTGGCCACAACATCTACAATAACCTGCATAATGTGGAGGCCGACGCATTTCGGAAGATCTTCTCCAATATTCCACTCTTGGGATTCTTTGGAAACGGGGAGATCGGCTGCGACCGTATTGTCAAAGAGAACTACACATTGAGCGAGACAGAGGCTGATGGACTACAACACTCTTTTACTACAGTCATGAGTCTGGTGCATTTTGGCTAA
- the fbxo22 gene encoding F-box only protein 22 isoform X1 translates to MEGDAAPSNILGESKAGYVLSNVAEVVERILTFVPTKNLFRIASVCRLWRNCARRVLRTRQRFTWLSASGSSIYNEHVLLRTMTQDLENICMLPQTALLMVNHENFSGSVSHRHGKAARRCEDEVESDPAEKLRRLLPSSCDIMGIVTPGIVVTPSGSPSSPPQEYEEGEAGFSLLFPAMDGVTIRPFHFCKKTLSETAMEEAGLINNPDLKVVLLFDYDTYKSGGGRFLNKLLEPLSQSNVLIVGGQVEDVFCINRTCCSPRSFGAVGLTFSGSKIQGASVLVDQDINSPKAAEATIQRLKAANIPEKNTMGFMFACVGRGHNIYNNLHNVEADAFRKIFSNIPLLGFFGNGEIGCDRIVKENYTLSETEADGLQHSFTTVMSLVHFG, encoded by the exons ATGGAAGGGGATGCAGCTCCCTCAAACATCTTGGGGGAAAGTAAAGCAGGATATGTCTTAAGTAATGTTGCCGAAGTCGTGGAGAGGATTTTGACATTTGTGCCAACTAAAAACCTCTTCCGGATAGCAAG TGTGTGCAGACTATGGAGGAATTGTGCACGCAGAGTCCTGAGGACGAGGCAGAGATTTACCTGGCTCTCCGCCTCTGGCTCATCCATATACAATGAGCATGTTTTGCTTAGAACTATGACACAAGACTTGGAG AATATCTGTATGCTGCCCCAGACCGCACTCTTAATGGTAAATCATGAGAACTTCAGTGGGTCAGTTAGTCACAGACACGGGAAGG CAGCCAGGAGGTGTGAGGATGAAGTAGAGTCAGATCCTGCTGAGAAGCTGAGACGCTTACTACCTAGCAGTTGTGACATAATGGGCATAGTCACGCCAGGAATTGTGG TGACCCCCAGTGGATCACCCAGCAGCCCCCCACAGGAGTATGAGGAGGGTGAAGCTGGCTTCAGTCTGCTTTTCCCTGCCATGGACGGGGTCACCATCCGGCCTTTCCACTTCTGCAAAAAGACCCTCAGTGAAACGGCAATGGAGGAAGCAG GGTTGATTAATAACCCTGATCTAAAGGTGGTGCTGCTGTTTGACTATGATACCTATAAATCTGGAGGTGGACGTTTTCTTAACAAGCTTCTGGAACCTCTTTCccaaagtaatgtacttatTGTTGGAGGACAAGTTGAGGATGTCTTTTGCATTAACAGAACCTG CTGTTCCCCCCGCTCTTTTGGGGCAGTAGGACTGACCTTCAGTGGCTCCAAGATCCAGGGTGCCTCGGTTCTGGTGGACCAGGACATAAACAGCCCAAAAGCAGCAGAAGCCACTATTCAGCGGCTGAAGGCTGCTAATATCCCAGAGAAAAACACCATGGGCTTCATGTTTGCTTGTGTGGGCCGTGGCCACAACATCTACAATAACCTGCATAATGTGGAGGCCGACGCATTTCGGAAGATCTTCTCCAATATTCCACTCTTGGGATTCTTTGGAAACGGGGAGATCGGCTGCGACCGTATTGTCAAAGAGAACTACACATTGAGCGAGACAGAGGCTGATGGACTACAACACTCTTTTACTACAGTCATGAGTCTGGTGCATTTTGGCTAA
- the tpma gene encoding tropomyosin alpha-1 chain isoform X3: MDAIKKKMQMLKLDKENALDRAEQAEADKKGAEDRSKQLDDDLVALQKKLKATEDELDKYSEALKDAQEKLELAEKKATDAEGDVASLNRRIQLVEEELDRAQERLATALQKLEEAEKAADESERGMKVIENRALKDEEKMELQEIQLKEAKHIAEEADRKYEEVARKLVIVEAELERTEERAELNEGKCSELEEELKTVTNTMKSLEAQAEKYSAKEDKYEEEIKVLTDKLKEAETRAEFAERSVAKLEKTIDDLEDPLYQQLQKNRVLSHELSLALNEF; this comes from the exons ATGGATGCCATCAAGAAGAAGATGCAGATGCTCAAGCTCGACAAGGAGAATGCCTTGGACAGAGCAGAGCAGGCTGAGGCCGATAAGAAGGGAGCAGAGGACAGAAGCAAACAG CTTGATGATGACCTGGTCGCCCTGCAAAAGAAGCTGAAGGCAACTGAGGATGAGTTGGACAAATACTCCGAGGCTCTTAAGGATGCCCAGGAGAAATTGGAGTTGGCTGAGAAGAAAGCTACCGAT GCTGAGGGCGATGTCGCTTCCCTGAACAGACGTATCCAGCTGGTTGAGGAGGAGTTGGATCGCGCTCAAGAGCGTCTGGCCACTGCTCTGCAGAAGCTGGAGGAGGCTGAGAAGGCTGCTGATGAGAGTGAGAG agGCATGAAGGTCATTGAGAACAGGGCCCTGAAGGATGAGGAGAAGATGGAGCTGCAGGAGATCCAGTTGAAAGAGGCCAAGCACATTGCTGAGGAGGCTGATCGCAAGTATGAGGAG GTGGCCCGTAAGCTGGTGATTGTTGAGGCTGAGCTGGAGCGTACTGAGGAGCGTGCTGAGCTCAATGAGGG CAAGTGCTCTGAGTTGGAGGAGGAGTTGAAAACTGTGACCAACACCATGAAGTCTCTGGAGGCCCAGGCTGAGAAG TACTCCGCTAAGGAAGACAAATATGAGGAGGAGATCAAGGTCTTGACTGACAAGCTGAAGGAG GCTGAGACTCGTGCTGAGTTTGCTGAGAGATCAGTTGCCAAGCTTGAGAAGACCATTGATGATCTGGAGG ACCCCCTATATCAACAGCTCCAGAAAAACCGGGTCCTTTCACATGAGCTCAGTTTAGCACTTAATGAATTCTAA
- the tpma gene encoding tropomyosin alpha-1 chain isoform X4 gives MAGTAYLEAVKKKIRSLQEQADDAESSILRLQEELESERTARKSAEGDVASLNRRIQLVEEELDRAQERLATALQKLEEAEKAADESERGMKVIENRALKDEEKMELQEIQLKEAKHIAEEADRKYEEVARKLVIVEAELERTEERAELNEGKCSELEEELKTVTNTMKSLEAQAEKYSAKEDKYEEEIKVLTDKLKEAETRAEFAERSVAKLEKTIDDLEDPLYQQLQKNRVLSHELSLALNEF, from the exons ATGGCTGGTACGGCGTATCTCGAGGCTGTGAAAAAGAAAATCAGATCACTGCAAGAACAAGCAGACGATGCTGAAAGCAGTATACTGAGACTACAGGAGGAGCTCGAGTCCGAGCGCACAGCCAGGAAATCT GCTGAGGGCGATGTCGCTTCCCTGAACAGACGTATCCAGCTGGTTGAGGAGGAGTTGGATCGCGCTCAAGAGCGTCTGGCCACTGCTCTGCAGAAGCTGGAGGAGGCTGAGAAGGCTGCTGATGAGAGTGAGAG agGCATGAAGGTCATTGAGAACAGGGCCCTGAAGGATGAGGAGAAGATGGAGCTGCAGGAGATCCAGTTGAAAGAGGCCAAGCACATTGCTGAGGAGGCTGATCGCAAGTATGAGGAG GTGGCCCGTAAGCTGGTGATTGTTGAGGCTGAGCTGGAGCGTACTGAGGAGCGTGCTGAGCTCAATGAGGG CAAGTGCTCTGAGTTGGAGGAGGAGTTGAAAACTGTGACCAACACCATGAAGTCTCTGGAGGCCCAGGCTGAGAAG TACTCCGCTAAGGAAGACAAATATGAGGAGGAGATCAAGGTCTTGACTGACAAGCTGAAGGAG GCTGAGACTCGTGCTGAGTTTGCTGAGAGATCAGTTGCCAAGCTTGAGAAGACCATTGATGATCTGGAGG ACCCCCTATATCAACAGCTCCAGAAAAACCGGGTCCTTTCACATGAGCTCAGTTTAGCACTTAATGAATTCTAA
- the tpma gene encoding tropomyosin alpha-1 chain isoform X1: MDAIKKKMQMLKLDKENALDRAEQAEADKKGAEDRSKQLDDDLVALQKKLKATEDELDKYSEALKDAQEKLELAEKKATDAEGDVASLNRRIQLVEEELDRAQERLATALQKLEEAEKAADESERGMKVIENRALKDEEKMELQEIQLKEAKHIAEEADRKYEEVARKLVIVEAELERTEERAELNEGKCSELEEELKTVTNTMKSLEAQAEKYSAKEDKYEEEIKVLTDKLKEAETRAEFAERSVAKLEKTIDDLEDELYAQKLKYKAISEELDHALNDMTSI; this comes from the exons ATGGATGCCATCAAGAAGAAGATGCAGATGCTCAAGCTCGACAAGGAGAATGCCTTGGACAGAGCAGAGCAGGCTGAGGCCGATAAGAAGGGAGCAGAGGACAGAAGCAAACAG CTTGATGATGACCTGGTCGCCCTGCAAAAGAAGCTGAAGGCAACTGAGGATGAGTTGGACAAATACTCCGAGGCTCTTAAGGATGCCCAGGAGAAATTGGAGTTGGCTGAGAAGAAAGCTACCGAT GCTGAGGGCGATGTCGCTTCCCTGAACAGACGTATCCAGCTGGTTGAGGAGGAGTTGGATCGCGCTCAAGAGCGTCTGGCCACTGCTCTGCAGAAGCTGGAGGAGGCTGAGAAGGCTGCTGATGAGAGTGAGAG agGCATGAAGGTCATTGAGAACAGGGCCCTGAAGGATGAGGAGAAGATGGAGCTGCAGGAGATCCAGTTGAAAGAGGCCAAGCACATTGCTGAGGAGGCTGATCGCAAGTATGAGGAG GTGGCCCGTAAGCTGGTGATTGTTGAGGCTGAGCTGGAGCGTACTGAGGAGCGTGCTGAGCTCAATGAGGG CAAGTGCTCTGAGTTGGAGGAGGAGTTGAAAACTGTGACCAACACCATGAAGTCTCTGGAGGCCCAGGCTGAGAAG TACTCCGCTAAGGAAGACAAATATGAGGAGGAGATCAAGGTCTTGACTGACAAGCTGAAGGAG GCTGAGACTCGTGCTGAGTTTGCTGAGAGATCAGTTGCCAAGCTTGAGAAGACCATTGATGATCTGGAGG ATGAATTGTATGCTCAGAAACTCAAGTACAAAGCCATCAGCGAGGAGCTGGACCACGCTCTCAACGACATGACCTCCAT TTAA
- the tpma gene encoding tropomyosin alpha-1 chain isoform X2, translated as MAGTAYLEAVKKKIRSLQEQADDAESSILRLQEELESERTARKSAEGDVASLNRRIQLVEEELDRAQERLATALQKLEEAEKAADESERGMKVIENRALKDEEKMELQEIQLKEAKHIAEEADRKYEEVARKLVIVEAELERTEERAELNEGKCSELEEELKTVTNTMKSLEAQAEKYSAKEDKYEEEIKVLTDKLKEAETRAEFAERSVAKLEKTIDDLEDELYAQKLKYKAISEELDHALNDMTSI; from the exons ATGGCTGGTACGGCGTATCTCGAGGCTGTGAAAAAGAAAATCAGATCACTGCAAGAACAAGCAGACGATGCTGAAAGCAGTATACTGAGACTACAGGAGGAGCTCGAGTCCGAGCGCACAGCCAGGAAATCT GCTGAGGGCGATGTCGCTTCCCTGAACAGACGTATCCAGCTGGTTGAGGAGGAGTTGGATCGCGCTCAAGAGCGTCTGGCCACTGCTCTGCAGAAGCTGGAGGAGGCTGAGAAGGCTGCTGATGAGAGTGAGAG agGCATGAAGGTCATTGAGAACAGGGCCCTGAAGGATGAGGAGAAGATGGAGCTGCAGGAGATCCAGTTGAAAGAGGCCAAGCACATTGCTGAGGAGGCTGATCGCAAGTATGAGGAG GTGGCCCGTAAGCTGGTGATTGTTGAGGCTGAGCTGGAGCGTACTGAGGAGCGTGCTGAGCTCAATGAGGG CAAGTGCTCTGAGTTGGAGGAGGAGTTGAAAACTGTGACCAACACCATGAAGTCTCTGGAGGCCCAGGCTGAGAAG TACTCCGCTAAGGAAGACAAATATGAGGAGGAGATCAAGGTCTTGACTGACAAGCTGAAGGAG GCTGAGACTCGTGCTGAGTTTGCTGAGAGATCAGTTGCCAAGCTTGAGAAGACCATTGATGATCTGGAGG ATGAATTGTATGCTCAGAAACTCAAGTACAAAGCCATCAGCGAGGAGCTGGACCACGCTCTCAACGACATGACCTCCAT TTAA